Within Flavobacterium pisciphilum, the genomic segment CAATCGTATTAGGAAGTTTATCTTCATTCGCAACAACTTTACCAACTTCAGTTATAGACGTTAAAACTACATCGGTTCAAGAAGAATATACTGAAATTAAAATCGAAGAATTGCCAGCAGCTATTCCAGCAGCTTTGAAAAAAGCATATCCAGATGCAGTACTTAATAAGGCGTATGTAAATGCAAACAAAGAGTACAAATTAGATGTTACTGTAGGAGATAAAGTAGGTAGTCTTTTTGCAGATGCAACAGGAAACTGGATTAAAAAATAATTCAATTTAGAAATTTATAAACACTAAATTTAGTATCATGAAAAAGATAATCTTATCAGCAGCAATTGTATTAGGAGGATTCTCAGCTAATGCTACCACGGTAGCTCTTGCAGAATCAACTGTAAAAGTAGTTAGTATTCAGGATGAATATGTAGAGATTAGTGCAGATGCACTTCCAGCAGAAGTAAAATCTACTCTAGAAAAATCTTTTCCAGATGCAAAACTTGAAAAGGCTTATAAAAACGAAAAAAATGTATATAAATTAGAAATCGTTCATGGCGATAAAAAATATACTATTTTCTCTGATGCGTCAGGAAATTTGATCAAAAAATAATTGATTACAAATCAAAGAAGTTAAAATTAAACATATCATTATGAAAAAAGTAATCTTATCCGCAGCAATTGTTTTAGGGAGTCTGTCAATTTATGCAGCAACCACAACAGTTACAGAGCCAGTTGTTAAAGTTGCAATTGTGCAAGACGGCTACACGGAAGTTAGTGAAAGCGCAGTGCCAGTGGCAGTAAAAACTGCTTTACAGAAGGCTTATCCGGATGTGAAACTTGATAAGGCATATGTGAATGAAAAGAAAGAATATAAATTAGAAATTTCAGTTGGTGACCAAAAGGCTACTGTCTATTCAGATGTCAATGGCAATTGGATAAAAATATAATTTAGGTAGATTAGTTTAGGTTTTTTTGAAAGAGATTGCATCTGCAATCTCTTTTTTTTTGCAAAATTTTATGAGAATACAATTAATTTAGTCTTATTTTAGCATGAAAAGTTCAAACACTAATGCCAAAGATTTTATTAATAGAAGATGATATTTCGTTTTGTAAATTATTAGATAAGTTTCTAACAAAAAAAGCATACACAGTTGTGACTGCTTTTTCTGCAAACGAAGCTCGAAATATAATTAAGAACGAATCTTTTGATCTTATTATTACCGATTTAAGACTTCCAGATTCAGATGGAATTGGATTAATGTCTGAATTTAAAAAAATGTACCCTGAAATTCCAGTTATCTTAATGACAGGGTATTCAGATGTAAATACAGCAGTAAAAGCAATAAAAAATGGTGCTTCAGATTATATCTCGAAACCATTTAATCCCGAAGAGGTTTTATTAGTAATCTCAAATGCACTACAAAATTCTGAGGTAGTTCCAGAGAAAGAGCAAAAAGTAAAGTCTCAAAAAAAATCAAATGAATTTGAGTTTGTAAAAGGAATTTCCAAAGCTTCAAAGAAATTAGCTGAGCATATTAAGTTGGTTAGTCCAACTAATATGTCCGTTTTAATAATTGGAGAAAGTGGTACTGGAAAAGAAATCATTGCCAAGAGTATTCACGAACAAAGCCCTAGAAAAGGAAATAATTTTATTGCAGTAGATTGTGGTGCAATACCTAAAGAATTGGCAGCAAGTGAGTTTTTCGGTCATTTAAAAGGATCTTTTACTGGAGCGATAACAGATAAAATTGGTTATTTTGAAGCTGCTAATGGAGGGACCATCTTTTTAGATGAAATTGGAAATCTTTCTTATGAAAATCAAATTCAACTTTTAAGAGCTTTACAAGAACGAAAGATAAAACCTGTTGGAAGTAATAAAGAAATCGATGTTGATATTCGTATTGTAACAGCAACCAACGAAGATTTGCGAGAGGCTGTACAAAAAGGAGATTTTCGTGAAGACTTGTATCATCGAATAAATGAGTTTTCTATTCATTCTCCTTCATTGATTGAAAGAGAAGAGGATTTAATGGTTTTTGCAGATTACTTTCTTGAAAGAGCTAATGAACAGTTAAATAAAAACATTATTGGCTTTTCGGATGAAGTAGTCGCTGTTTTTCAAAAATACAGATGGCCAGGAAATTTAAGGGAACTTCAAAACTGTGTCAAGAGAGCAACCCTATTATCACAGGGAGACTTTATAGAAACAAATGTATTGCCGTTAGAATTCTTTCAGATTCAAAAACAGGTGCCAAATGATTTTTCGTTATCTGAAAATGAAAAAGAAGCGATTATTCATGCTTTAGCAAAGGCTAAAAATAATAAATCGGAAGCAGCAAAAATGCTGAAGATTACCCGAAAAACACTATACAATAAGTTAAAACAATATAATATAGACTAAGTTGTTTCTTTTTCCAAAGTTAGAAGTAGTGTATTAATTTTAGTTTTTAATTTATTGAAAGCTATTTCTAAGTTAGCATCAGAGTATTTATTTTGTTCTAAATCATTTAATATTTCACTGATTTCAGAGGCATTTATTTGCTTAAACATTGGAGACATTCGGTGTGCAACTGCATTTATCTCTATGGTGTCTTTATTGAGGATGCTCTTTTCTAAAGCGATTAAGTTTTCTTTAGTTGTTTTTATAAATGTCTTAAGCACTTCTTGAAGGGCTTCTTTGTCATTGGCTAGAAATAATTTTAGAGAATCAAGTGAGAATCCTTTTTCTAAATTAGAAATGCTAATATCTTTATCTTCAGACTCAATTTTAGAAGTACTATCAAATAATGAAAGTATTGTTTTTAGTAATATTTTAGGTGAATATGGCTTTTTCACAACAGTTGTAAATCCAGCATCTGTATAAGCTTTCAGATCCAAATCATCTCTTCCTGTTAAAGCTATTATGGGTTGATTTTGATATTGAGAATTACGTATTTCTTTTAGTTTTTCTAAAAATTGGAATCCATCAATTTCCGGCATTTGAATATCGGTTATGATAAAATCAAAAGGAGTGTCTTGTATTGTTTTTAATGCATCATAGGCGCTATTAAAAGCCAAAACGGTGTAATTGTGTTGTTTTAAAACCTCAGAAGTTAAACCTAATAAATTAGTGTCATCGTCTATTACAATTGCAGTTTTAGAAGAAGTTATAGGAGCAATATGGTCATCTAAAATTGGTTCTTCTTGTTCAGATTTTGAATCGTTGTCAAAAACTAGTGGAAGTTGAATTTCAAAAGTACTGCCTTTGCCAAAAACACTTTTTAAGTGTAAATCACCACCCAAGAGGGTAGCTATTTTTTTTGATATGGCAAGACCTAAACCTGTTCCGCCATATTTTTTTTCAATGTTTTCATTCGCTTGAGCGAATTCTTCGAATATTAGATTTTGATTTTTTTTCTCAATTCCGATACCAGAATCTTCTACTTTGATAAGTACAAAATCTCCTTTGTCGTTAATTGTAGCGTTGATTTTTATAAAACCTTTTTCAGTAAATTTATAAGCATTACCAATGATATTACTTAGGATTTGTTTCAGTCGAAATGAATCCCCGATTATTCTTTGATTTAATTTTTCTTCAGCAAGAATGATGAGTTCTATGTCTTTTTGATTGTAAACAGATTGAATGTTTTTTGCAACTTCGGTTATAATTTCAGGAAGCAAGAAAGGTTTTTTCTCGATTGTAATTTTTCCAGCTTCAATTTGAGAAAAATCAAGTAAGTCTTGTACTAATTGCGAAATATATTTGGATGAGTTTTTAATGTTCTTGATAAAATACGATTGCTTTGTATTTATATCAGAATTGTCTAAAAGTTCGGTGTAGCCTACAATTGTACTCAATGGAGTTTTTAAGTCATGACTTACTGTAGAAATAAGTTGTTCGCGGCTCTTTAAGAGGTTTCTCGTTTTGAAGTTGGCTATTTCTAATTGTTTTTTATAAAGCTGTGTTTTGGAGAAATCACTCGCAATAAGAATCGAAAAGAAGATAGTAAGCAGTAAACCTACAATGGCTGCACCAGTTACAATCTGGTTTATTTTTTTTAGTGATTTTTCTTTGTCAGTGTTGTATTTTATGGAGTTTATTATAATTTCTCTTTCAATAATGCGCAGTACTTTTCGGAGTTGTTCAGAAATTAAAATTTCATTTTTAAGAAGCTTATTTTCTTGGTAATTGAGGGATTCCTTTTTCTTTTCAGTCTCTCTTTTTACTGAACTTAATAATTTTTTAGAAGTAGATAAAATTGAATCAGTTGCTTTTTTGCTTAATGTGTTTGTACTGTCATCAGGAATATTCTGATTGAGATAATCAACATATTTTTGGAGTACATTACGTTGATAGGTGCCTAGTTTTTCTGGATTTTTGGTGAAATCTTCAAGCTGTAATTTGCGTAATGAAAATTCGAGTTTTGTTAATTCATCAATGGCATTATTTACAGTAACTTCATCACTAGCTTTGTTTTTGATGGATTTTAATTGTCGAATATTTTTGGTTTTTTCTGCCAATAAATAATTAACACTATCCAATAAAATAATTTGAGATTGGGTAGTAACTATTTTTTTTAAGGAATCAATTCGAATTTGTAAGGAGTCAGATTCTTTGATATAGAGTTCAAAGTCGGTTTCGGAATTAGACTGAATTGTTTTTCGAGCTAGACTTTCAGTTTTGTATACATTAGAAAAGAGTTGACTAACTTTTATTATTTTGGTTTTTTCAAAAGCAATTTTGCTTTCTATGCTTGAATAAATTACATTCTCTGTATATAAAACCCAACCCACACTAATTACAAGCGAAGCTAATGCGATGTAACTTATAAAAACTTTAAGCGGAATGTAGCTGTTTTTACTCTCCATAGATTATAATTGTAGGGATTTTGTTTTTTTTATATTCTCGCAATTTATTTAAAATTTTCTGATTAAGGCTTATAAAACGTTGTCAATATGTTATATGATTTTAATTAGAAATTGAAAAAAGCCACAGATACATATTAAGTATCTGTGGCTTTTATATAAAACTATTTAATTGTTTTAGTCTTGTTTAGAGCAATTTGATTAAAGTGTTTCGCTTAACCATTTAAAAAATTCACCTTGCCAAACTTGAGCATTTTGTGGTTTCAACACCCAGTGATTTTCTTCTGGAAAATATAATAATCTACTTTTTATTCCACGCAATTGAGCAGCTTGAAATGCTTCTTGAGATTGTCCTATTGGTACACGGAAATCTCTTCCACCTTGAATAATCAAGATTGGTTTATTCCATTTATCCACATAATTTATTGGGTTAAATGTAGTGTATGCTTTTTGAGCAGCTGCATTGTCTTTTTCCCAGTATGGACCACCAAAATCCCAGTTGTTAAAGAAAACTTCTTCAGTAGTTCCTAGCATACTTTGTGTGTTGAAGACACCATCATGAGCAATAAAAGTTTTAAATCGGTTGTTGTGAATTCCTGCTAAAAAGAAAGCTGAATAACCACCATAACTTGCACCTACGCAACCTAAACGAGTTTTGTCAACGTAGCTTTCTTTTGCTACATCGTCAATAGCAGATAGGTAATCATTCATAACCTGTCCACCCCAATCTTTACTAATTTGCTCATTCCATTCTACTCCGTGACCTGGCATTCCACGACGATTAGGCGCTACAACTACATAGCCTTTAGCTGCCATTAATGAGAAATTCCAACGGTAAGAATAGGATTGTGTTAAAGCAGATTGTGGTCCACCTTGGCAATATAAAAGTGTTGGGTATTTTTTTGAAGCATCAAAATTTGGAGGTAAGATTACCCAAACCAACATTTTTTTACCATCTGTTGTAGTTACATAACGTCTTTCTGTTTTACTTAACGTAAGTGTGTTGTATGTATTTGTATTTACATTTGATAATTGATTCCAAGTATTCTTTTTTAAGTTAAAAGAAAAAATCTCGTTAGCATGATTCATATCTGATCTGGTAACAATGATATTATCACCTACAAAACCAACTATATCATTCACATCAAAATCACCATTTGTAATACGATGAACGTTTACTGCAATTTTTGTTAATCCAGGGAAATTCACTTCAAAAAGTTGTTTTGTACCATCAATAGGTGCTACAAAGAATACTTTTTTACCATCTTTACTCCACATAAAGCTATTTACTGTTCCATCCCAATTAGCAGTTAGGTTTATTTTCATACCTCTAAAATCAACAATAATGTCGTTTTTATCAGCTTCATAACCATCACGTTTCATTTGCAACCAAGTTAGATTTCCTGATGGAGAAAATTGTGGTGCCATATCGTAACCTAAATTCCCTTCAGTTCTATTTGTTGTTTTACCAGTTTCAAGGTTGTACTCGTAAATATCAGTATTAGTTGAAATTGCATATTGTGTTCCAGCTTTCTTTTTGCTTACATACAGAATACTTTTACTATCAGGAGACCAGATGTAATCTTCGTCTCCACCAAAAGGTTTTTGAGGACTATTAAAGTTCTCTCCTTTTAAAAGATCAATCCCAACAGCACCATCTTTGTTCTCTTTGTAAAAAACATGGTTAAATTGGCCTTCGTTCCAAGTATCCCAATGACGGTAATCTAAACCATCGTAGATTTGTGCATCAGATTTATCTAGATTAGGGTAAAAATCCTTCCCTAAAACTTTGTCGATTTTTACTTCTTCGTTATACACTAAAAATTTTCCGTCTGGAGAAATGTTTTTATCAGCCAAAACGGTTTTTATATCCGAAACTTCACTTGCATTTCCACCATTTACAGGTAAAGAATAATATTTTGATTGCGAATTGTTTTCGGCAATTGAAGGCGTTGTAACCTTATAGACAACGTTTTTTCCATCTTTTGAAAGACCAAGAGCTGTAACTCTTCCTAATTTCCATAATAGTTCTGGTGACATTACATTCTGTGCCATGGTGCTTAAGCTCATCATTACTAAGGTTGTAAGTATTACTTTTTTCATAATTTAAACTAAATTTTTAAGATTCTAAAAGTACAAAATTTATTCCAGCATCCTGATGATAATAGAGTAGGTATTGTTTTAAATAAAAGATAAAAGTTAATTAGGGCTATATAGAAAATAGTAGAATGATACAAGTAATTTTTGACAGTTTTATATATGAATTACTATTTGTTAATGTTTATAGGAAACACATAATCTGTAAAAATCTTCTTATTGTAAATACTCAAAAAATCACTATTTTTATAAAAAATATCAAATGGAGTTAAGTTATTGGGAACTTAAAAATTGGTTCACAAATGTAGATTTTACTATTGTGGGTAGTGGAATTGTAGGCTTGCATGCGGGATTACGCTTACGCGAAAAGTTTCCAAAAGCTAAAATTCTGATTTTAGAAAAAGGAATGCTACCTCAAGGGGCAAGTACAAAAAATGCTGGCTTTGCTTGTTTTGGTAGCTTGTCGGAAATAATTGAAGATTTAAAGTTTCATAGTGAAGAAGATGTAATTAAGCTTATTGAAAAACGTTGGAAAGGATTGCAATTATTACGTAAACGATTGGGAGATCATGCAATTGATTTTAAACCTTATGGAGGATATGAGTTATTTTTAAAAGATGACGAAATAGGATATAATGAATGCTCTAGCAAATTGCCTTTTGTAAATGAAATACTTAAACCATTTTTTAAGACAGATGTTTTTGCCAAAGAAATAGATTCTTTTGAGTTTAAAGGTATTCATGAGTATTTAGTTTTTAATCCTTTTGAGGGGCAAATAGATACTGGTAATATGATGCAGGCACTGTTAAAAGAAGCAATTGAAGCTAATATTTTAATTTTGAATCAACAAACTGTAACTTCTTATTTAGATAGGGGAAATGCTGTTGAAGTTGTACTGGGGGATTTTAGTTTTGTTACAAATAAGATTCTTTTTGCGACTAATGGATTTGCAAGTAAGCTTACAAACGGAGAGGTAAAGCCAGCAAGAGCACAGGTTATAATTACAGAGCCTATCCATGATTTAGAAATTAAAGGTACATTTCATTTAGATAGAGGGTATTACTATTTTAGAAATGTGGGGGATAGAATCTTATTGGGAGGTGGTAGAAATCTGGATTTTGAAACAGAAACGACAGCCGAATTTGGGCATACAGAAATAATACAAAATAAATTGGAAGATTTGTTGAAAAATGTAATTTTACCAAATCAAAAAATAGATATTGCTCATAGATGGAGTGGGATAATGGGAGTAGGAAATACTAAAAATCCAATTGTAACTCAATTATCTGAAAATGTATATTGTGGCGTTCGATTAGGAGGGATGGGAGTAGCAATAGGTAGTTTAATAGGAACAGAATTAGCAGATTTAATATAATGGCGACTAAAAAAGCAGCACCAAAAAAAACAACAACAAGTAAAGGAAAGCCAACTTCTAAAAAGAATAATCGATCGTTTGGTAGTAAAATTATCCGCTTTTTTTGCAAATTACTTTTGTGGTTCTTTGGGGTTTCAATATTTTTTGTGGTTCTTTTTAAATTTGTGCCTGTACCTTTTACTCCTTTAATGGTAATTCGTGGCATTGAAAACAAAATGGCAGGTAAAGAAAATTATTTTAGCCATGATTGGGAACCAATTGAAAATATATCCATGAATTTGCAAAAAGCAGTTATTGCGAGTGAAGATGGAACATTTTTAAAACATAATGGTTTTGACTTTAAAGCATTACAAAAAGCATACAAAAGTAATGAGCGTGGTAGAAAAATTAGAGGAGGAAGTACCATATCTCAACAAACGGCTAAAAATGTTTTTTTATGGCAAGGAAAAAGTTATTTCCGTAAAGGACTCGAAGCCTATTTTACTGTTTTAATAGAATTGGTTTGGGGAAAAGAGCGTATTATGGAAGTATACCTCAATAGTATCGAAATGGGTGATGGTATTTATGGAGCTGAGGCTGCAACGCAACATTGGTATCGTAAGAGTGCAAAGAGTCTTACGCCTATTCAGGCAGCAGGAATTGCTGCTATTCTGCCAAATCCACGTAAATTTAAAGCAACAGGATCTTCAAGCTATATTAATAGAAGAAAAAATAAGATTGTCATAATTATGCGTAGCGTTGGTAAAATTGATTATTAATGATACTAAAAAAAGCATTAAGCGCTATCTTGATATTTATTGTAACTTATGGTTTTGCTCAAAGCAGAACTCAAGAGATAGGTTTTGTCACAGACAATGATTTATATACATCATCTAAAAATGATAAGTATTATACCAATGGACTGGAACTTTTTTACAGGTTTTTGTCTGAAAACAATAATGAAAAAGTAAATAAAAAAATCACTGAGTTTAGAGTAGGTCAGTATATTTATAATCCACATACTATAAATGCTGATGATATTGCTTCAAACG encodes:
- a CDS encoding sigma-54-dependent transcriptional regulator, translated to MPKILLIEDDISFCKLLDKFLTKKAYTVVTAFSANEARNIIKNESFDLIITDLRLPDSDGIGLMSEFKKMYPEIPVILMTGYSDVNTAVKAIKNGASDYISKPFNPEEVLLVISNALQNSEVVPEKEQKVKSQKKSNEFEFVKGISKASKKLAEHIKLVSPTNMSVLIIGESGTGKEIIAKSIHEQSPRKGNNFIAVDCGAIPKELAASEFFGHLKGSFTGAITDKIGYFEAANGGTIFLDEIGNLSYENQIQLLRALQERKIKPVGSNKEIDVDIRIVTATNEDLREAVQKGDFREDLYHRINEFSIHSPSLIEREEDLMVFADYFLERANEQLNKNIIGFSDEVVAVFQKYRWPGNLRELQNCVKRATLLSQGDFIETNVLPLEFFQIQKQVPNDFSLSENEKEAIIHALAKAKNNKSEAAKMLKITRKTLYNKLKQYNID
- a CDS encoding hybrid sensor histidine kinase/response regulator, with the translated sequence MESKNSYIPLKVFISYIALASLVISVGWVLYTENVIYSSIESKIAFEKTKIIKVSQLFSNVYKTESLARKTIQSNSETDFELYIKESDSLQIRIDSLKKIVTTQSQIILLDSVNYLLAEKTKNIRQLKSIKNKASDEVTVNNAIDELTKLEFSLRKLQLEDFTKNPEKLGTYQRNVLQKYVDYLNQNIPDDSTNTLSKKATDSILSTSKKLLSSVKRETEKKKESLNYQENKLLKNEILISEQLRKVLRIIEREIIINSIKYNTDKEKSLKKINQIVTGAAIVGLLLTIFFSILIASDFSKTQLYKKQLEIANFKTRNLLKSREQLISTVSHDLKTPLSTIVGYTELLDNSDINTKQSYFIKNIKNSSKYISQLVQDLLDFSQIEAGKITIEKKPFLLPEIITEVAKNIQSVYNQKDIELIILAEEKLNQRIIGDSFRLKQILSNIIGNAYKFTEKGFIKINATINDKGDFVLIKVEDSGIGIEKKNQNLIFEEFAQANENIEKKYGGTGLGLAISKKIATLLGGDLHLKSVFGKGSTFEIQLPLVFDNDSKSEQEEPILDDHIAPITSSKTAIVIDDDTNLLGLTSEVLKQHNYTVLAFNSAYDALKTIQDTPFDFIITDIQMPEIDGFQFLEKLKEIRNSQYQNQPIIALTGRDDLDLKAYTDAGFTTVVKKPYSPKILLKTILSLFDSTSKIESEDKDISISNLEKGFSLDSLKLFLANDKEALQEVLKTFIKTTKENLIALEKSILNKDTIEINAVAHRMSPMFKQINASEISEILNDLEQNKYSDANLEIAFNKLKTKINTLLLTLEKETT
- a CDS encoding S9 family peptidase yields the protein MKKVILTTLVMMSLSTMAQNVMSPELLWKLGRVTALGLSKDGKNVVYKVTTPSIAENNSQSKYYSLPVNGGNASEVSDIKTVLADKNISPDGKFLVYNEEVKIDKVLGKDFYPNLDKSDAQIYDGLDYRHWDTWNEGQFNHVFYKENKDGAVGIDLLKGENFNSPQKPFGGDEDYIWSPDSKSILYVSKKKAGTQYAISTNTDIYEYNLETGKTTNRTEGNLGYDMAPQFSPSGNLTWLQMKRDGYEADKNDIIVDFRGMKINLTANWDGTVNSFMWSKDGKKVFFVAPIDGTKQLFEVNFPGLTKIAVNVHRITNGDFDVNDIVGFVGDNIIVTRSDMNHANEIFSFNLKKNTWNQLSNVNTNTYNTLTLSKTERRYVTTTDGKKMLVWVILPPNFDASKKYPTLLYCQGGPQSALTQSYSYRWNFSLMAAKGYVVVAPNRRGMPGHGVEWNEQISKDWGGQVMNDYLSAIDDVAKESYVDKTRLGCVGASYGGYSAFFLAGIHNNRFKTFIAHDGVFNTQSMLGTTEEVFFNNWDFGGPYWEKDNAAAQKAYTTFNPINYVDKWNKPILIIQGGRDFRVPIGQSQEAFQAAQLRGIKSRLLYFPEENHWVLKPQNAQVWQGEFFKWLSETL
- a CDS encoding NAD(P)/FAD-dependent oxidoreductase yields the protein MELSYWELKNWFTNVDFTIVGSGIVGLHAGLRLREKFPKAKILILEKGMLPQGASTKNAGFACFGSLSEIIEDLKFHSEEDVIKLIEKRWKGLQLLRKRLGDHAIDFKPYGGYELFLKDDEIGYNECSSKLPFVNEILKPFFKTDVFAKEIDSFEFKGIHEYLVFNPFEGQIDTGNMMQALLKEAIEANILILNQQTVTSYLDRGNAVEVVLGDFSFVTNKILFATNGFASKLTNGEVKPARAQVIITEPIHDLEIKGTFHLDRGYYYFRNVGDRILLGGGRNLDFETETTAEFGHTEIIQNKLEDLLKNVILPNQKIDIAHRWSGIMGVGNTKNPIVTQLSENVYCGVRLGGMGVAIGSLIGTELADLI
- the mtgA gene encoding monofunctional biosynthetic peptidoglycan transglycosylase, which encodes MATKKAAPKKTTTSKGKPTSKKNNRSFGSKIIRFFCKLLLWFFGVSIFFVVLFKFVPVPFTPLMVIRGIENKMAGKENYFSHDWEPIENISMNLQKAVIASEDGTFLKHNGFDFKALQKAYKSNERGRKIRGGSTISQQTAKNVFLWQGKSYFRKGLEAYFTVLIELVWGKERIMEVYLNSIEMGDGIYGAEAATQHWYRKSAKSLTPIQAAGIAAILPNPRKFKATGSSSYINRRKNKIVIIMRSVGKIDY